Proteins from one Mesoplasma sp. JKS002658 genomic window:
- the ruvB gene encoding Holliday junction branch migration DNA helicase RuvB — protein MNQDSDVWAEYQGQNRIITNLKMYVQSAMILEKPLDHTLIYGQSGMGKTTLAKLIAKVMKVKIHILNGTSLQKPSDIISVLTTLKPNEIIFIDEVHAISTQVSEILYPVIDEGKISLIIGQEYNSKNIQITLPPFTLITATTELDQLASPFLNRFPIYLCLDDYGCEEIGTIIAGYAQTINLPLNLMMATYLGGYARKTPRIALNLTKRINDFYLTGKIKNLNNQENLKQILHQMGLYEQGLTSDDLKYLQVLTSSSPLGLENIMQRLNIPWKIIKSMIEPYLIGEGYVIRTNKGRMITAKGEAFIKKVE, from the coding sequence ATGAATCAAGATAGTGATGTTTGAGCTGAGTATCAAGGACAGAATAGAATTATTACCAATTTAAAAATGTATGTTCAATCAGCAATGATTTTAGAAAAACCCCTTGATCACACGTTGATTTATGGACAAAGTGGAATGGGAAAAACTACTTTAGCAAAATTAATTGCCAAAGTTATGAAAGTAAAGATTCATATACTTAACGGAACAAGTTTGCAAAAACCAAGTGATATTATTTCAGTTTTGACAACTCTGAAACCAAATGAGATTATTTTTATTGATGAAGTTCATGCAATTAGTACCCAGGTTAGTGAAATTCTTTATCCAGTGATTGATGAAGGCAAAATTAGTTTAATTATTGGTCAAGAATACAATTCTAAAAATATTCAAATTACTTTACCACCCTTTACCCTAATTACTGCAACAACAGAATTAGATCAACTCGCTTCTCCTTTTCTTAATCGGTTTCCTATTTATTTGTGCCTGGATGATTATGGTTGTGAAGAAATTGGCACTATAATTGCTGGTTATGCACAAACGATTAATTTACCTTTAAATTTAATGATGGCGACTTATTTAGGAGGTTATGCTCGTAAAACTCCACGAATTGCCCTTAATTTAACAAAAAGAATTAATGATTTTTATTTAACAGGAAAAATCAAAAATCTTAACAATCAAGAAAATCTTAAGCAAATTTTACACCAAATGGGACTTTATGAGCAAGGATTAACTAGTGATGATTTGAAATATCTCCAAGTGTTGACCTCATCTTCACCATTGGGATTAGAAAATATTATGCAACGTTTAAACATTCCTTGAAAGATAATTAAATCAATGATCGAACCCTATTTAATTGGTGAAGGATATGTAATTAGAACTAATAAAGGACGAATGATTACAGCTAAGGGTGAAGCATTCATAAAAAAAGTTGAGTAA
- a CDS encoding helix-hairpin-helix domain-containing protein, with protein MLDSLLLKSSNHYLEEDQLYFLVQDQTFIYQLIFYKAQVSTKKVYLLVYHNEFNTIWLAFYNQHERTLFRELLKIPGIGLKNAQLLVKSYTYQEILMIVKTNNEAKLLELKGIGTKMAKNVITKLQKTLFNVTYSSREEELISCLTRLGYSRIKVLNVIKNLDLTRNDEECLQFLLTWLGGEVNESR; from the coding sequence ATGCTTGACAGTCTCTTATTAAAGTCATCAAATCATTATTTAGAAGAAGATCAACTTTATTTTCTGGTTCAAGATCAAACCTTTATTTATCAGTTAATCTTTTATAAAGCACAAGTTTCTACCAAAAAGGTTTATTTATTAGTTTATCACAATGAATTTAATACTATTTGGTTAGCTTTTTATAACCAACACGAACGAACTTTATTTCGAGAATTATTAAAAATTCCTGGAATTGGTTTGAAAAACGCTCAATTGCTGGTGAAAAGTTACACTTACCAAGAAATTTTGATGATTGTTAAAACTAATAATGAAGCTAAATTACTTGAATTAAAAGGAATTGGCACTAAAATGGCTAAAAATGTCATTACAAAACTCCAAAAAACGCTTTTTAACGTGACTTATTCTTCGCGTGAAGAGGAATTGATTAGTTGTTTAACCCGTCTTGGTTATTCTCGAATTAAAGTGTTAAATGTCATTAAAAATTTAGATTTAACCAGAAATGATGAAGAATGTTTGCAGTTTTTATTAACGTGGTTAGGAGGAGAAGTTAATGAATCAAGATAG
- the tkt gene encoding transketolase, giving the protein MFNNKGNNNLNALRILAVEMINKANSGHPGIALGAAPMMYSLYAENLKVDPTHPQWFNRDRFVLSAGHGSALLYATLHLAGFDISIDDLKNFRQTGSKTPGHPELGISGVEATTGPLGQGIGIAVGMAVAEKFLSAKFNQPEFEIIDHFTYVLCGDGDLQEGVAQEAISFAGKNKLSKLILLHDSNDVQLDDFIASSQEENFIERFKAENWNSIRVEDGEDLEAISQAIQQAKKSDKPTYIEVKTIIGHGATKQGTPSVHGAPLGNDLNHVKETWDYQYEEFNVPEEVYQFYQEHTLKSGQQAYNQWSDLFKIYQHQFPELAKTLDQALKKNYQVDFDAMLNQIPTKPQATRVSSGLVLDNLTTKIPTMMGGSADLGGSTKVVGADGKFSEQNLIGRNIMFGVREFAMAAIANGLSLHEGILPFVSTFFVFSDYLKPALRLSALMEQQVLYIFTHDSVAVGEDGPTHQPVEQLAMIRSIPNVVLFRPCDYQEVVGAYHWAIKQGKKVPSVIVATRQDLVQLNHQNVIEQVARGGYLIQSVDQPRVSLIASGSEVSLALDVAKILASHHIKVNVVSMVSTSLFDQQPLAYRQSVIRPDTFKVSLEMGTTFGWAKYTGDNGLNLGIDTFGASGPGEEVISQVGFDSQKISNQILKLVK; this is encoded by the coding sequence ATGTTTAATAATAAAGGTAATAACAATCTTAATGCTCTACGAATTTTGGCAGTAGAAATGATTAATAAGGCGAATTCGGGTCATCCAGGAATTGCTTTGGGTGCTGCACCAATGATGTATTCGTTGTATGCTGAAAATTTAAAAGTAGACCCCACTCACCCTCAATGGTTTAATCGTGACCGTTTTGTTTTGAGTGCAGGACACGGAAGTGCTTTGTTGTACGCGACTCTTCATCTTGCTGGTTTTGATATATCAATTGATGATTTAAAGAATTTTCGTCAAACTGGAAGTAAAACTCCTGGACATCCCGAACTAGGTATTAGTGGTGTAGAAGCAACCACTGGACCTTTAGGACAAGGAATTGGAATTGCAGTGGGGATGGCGGTTGCTGAAAAATTTCTTTCAGCAAAGTTTAACCAACCCGAGTTTGAGATTATCGATCATTTTACTTATGTGCTTTGTGGGGATGGCGACTTGCAAGAAGGGGTTGCTCAAGAAGCGATTTCATTTGCAGGGAAAAATAAACTCAGTAAACTAATTCTTTTGCATGATTCTAATGATGTCCAATTAGATGATTTTATCGCTTCTAGTCAAGAAGAGAACTTTATCGAACGCTTTAAAGCAGAGAATTGAAATAGTATTAGAGTTGAGGATGGCGAAGACTTAGAAGCAATTTCTCAGGCAATTCAACAAGCTAAAAAAAGTGATAAGCCAACCTATATCGAAGTTAAAACAATCATTGGCCATGGCGCAACAAAACAAGGAACACCAAGTGTCCATGGAGCACCGCTAGGCAACGATTTAAACCATGTTAAAGAGACTTGGGATTATCAATACGAAGAATTTAATGTTCCTGAAGAGGTTTATCAATTTTATCAAGAACACACCTTAAAAAGCGGTCAACAAGCATATAACCAGTGAAGTGATTTGTTTAAAATTTATCAACACCAGTTTCCTGAATTAGCAAAAACATTAGATCAAGCTTTAAAGAAGAATTATCAGGTTGATTTTGATGCTATGTTAAACCAAATTCCGACTAAGCCTCAAGCAACAAGAGTTTCTTCTGGTTTGGTTTTAGATAATTTAACTACTAAAATTCCTACCATGATGGGTGGATCAGCTGATTTGGGTGGTTCAACTAAAGTGGTTGGTGCTGATGGAAAATTTTCTGAACAAAATTTAATTGGAAGAAACATTATGTTTGGTGTCCGGGAATTTGCAATGGCTGCCATTGCAAATGGTTTAAGTTTGCACGAAGGAATTTTACCTTTTGTTTCAACTTTCTTTGTGTTTTCAGATTATTTAAAACCAGCCCTACGACTTTCTGCATTGATGGAACAACAAGTTCTTTATATCTTCACTCACGATAGTGTTGCAGTTGGAGAAGACGGACCAACTCATCAACCTGTTGAACAATTAGCAATGATTCGTTCAATTCCTAATGTGGTTTTATTTCGTCCTTGTGATTATCAAGAGGTGGTTGGTGCTTATCACTGAGCAATCAAGCAAGGAAAGAAAGTTCCTAGTGTAATTGTAGCTACGCGTCAAGATTTGGTGCAATTGAATCACCAAAACGTTATTGAACAAGTTGCTCGAGGTGGATATTTGATTCAAAGTGTTGATCAACCCCGAGTTAGTTTAATTGCTAGTGGAAGTGAGGTTTCTTTAGCTCTTGATGTGGCAAAAATTCTTGCCTCTCATCATATCAAAGTTAACGTTGTTTCGATGGTTTCTACTTCATTATTTGACCAACAACCCCTTGCTTATCGTCAATCAGTGATTCGTCCAGATACATTTAAAGTTTCTTTAGAAATGGGAACTACTTTTGGATGGGCAAAATATACTGGAGATAATGGTTTAAATCTGGGAATTGATACTTTTGGTGCTTCAGGACCAGGTGAAGAAGTTATTAGTCAAGTAGGTTTTGATAGTCAAAAAATTAGTAATCAAATCTTAAAATTGGTAAAATAA
- a CDS encoding P-type ATPase, giving the protein MPKTEVNQVVKTPSAKKIIKYANSSIGQILDSLDAPSFGLTEQYVASKVKNQTKKEHFPWLKYFLESFKDVFTLILVAIIIYNLVMYGLNPSAKDAYTYLAGALLVFISVGISVVVTEYTNYGIWKGNQTFYNHHIETVKVLRNVVLNPATNPFANPLQAHDLMGHLTDVDALNLLRGDVFYLQPGDIVPVDARIVYADNFYVSQELLTGLTTPVNKKYFNSSFSPNIFNLTDIIYRGSKVTSGTCWALSFSDLNKNVYNEQVEKIRTRESKSTFDDQVKRVTRILIYLLIIFVPTIFIMVALLSGSRSGFSDGQTWISAVLFAMAVAIALSPDGLPMMLSAAFSRVRSRLAKKKIQIRELSSVQNIGSMDVLAIDVDKIFVDKDFHIQSMTGIDGNKNELILDYLLLSISVSPSANLELNNLLLKTSKYQNRLETLKKRYVFINRTTNQNSFYLHFYDQEQQQELIIKRDKIDKALNLATLAIKKDNQVVELTGEQKLDHLYQDNRKGAFYSIGIDYKYLEKGTKDYSTGTFFYDDYIFLGRIDLLSSTKSGSSSIVKEIQHQDINVLLFSKKSLGEVIALARDLNFKIKKAVDGNEIINYTDKQLTEKIRNANVFFNLNLNAQTRIIRLFKKLNNTIGFLGADSEDSFQLLTADIGITLTNSDDFGKYCATLVINHLDLMQLITSIKESRIGLMNTVKYIKLKVTGTISLTLKMLFGILFFNHESISAIELLIQNMAYNVIEYTIIYDKINDQYLIKPSQWKTKSIIPFALSNAIILVGLNIVMTLVLTFAFNPHLLTNIRQEQGDWIHQLEQIQTSIFIGDSLSHITFILVARDNYARFYQSRPSKPLTIALITGVAFFLALPVIPKIQTAFDMVTPWWEFYLMIIGAMVILMFGVDFLKEIYFRHQRTWF; this is encoded by the coding sequence ATGCCAAAAACAGAAGTAAACCAAGTGGTCAAGACACCTTCGGCTAAAAAAATTATTAAGTATGCTAATAGTTCTATTGGTCAAATCCTAGATTCTTTGGATGCACCAAGCTTTGGTTTAACCGAACAATATGTAGCTTCAAAAGTTAAAAACCAAACCAAAAAAGAACACTTTCCCTGGCTTAAGTACTTCTTGGAATCTTTTAAAGATGTTTTTACTTTAATTTTAGTAGCGATTATTATTTATAATCTGGTGATGTATGGATTAAATCCAAGCGCTAAAGATGCTTATACTTACTTAGCTGGAGCGCTATTAGTTTTTATTTCAGTTGGAATTTCTGTAGTGGTAACTGAATATACTAATTATGGTATTTGAAAAGGAAACCAAACCTTTTATAACCATCACATTGAAACGGTCAAAGTTTTACGCAACGTTGTTTTAAATCCAGCAACTAATCCGTTTGCTAACCCTCTCCAGGCTCATGATTTAATGGGTCATTTAACTGATGTTGATGCACTTAACCTTCTTCGAGGTGATGTCTTTTATCTTCAACCAGGCGACATTGTTCCAGTAGATGCTCGCATTGTTTATGCAGATAACTTTTATGTTAGTCAAGAATTATTAACTGGTTTAACCACTCCTGTTAATAAGAAGTACTTTAACAGCTCGTTTTCACCAAACATTTTTAATTTAACTGATATCATTTATCGTGGTAGTAAAGTCACTAGCGGAACTTGTTGAGCATTAAGTTTTAGTGATCTTAACAAAAACGTTTACAATGAACAGGTTGAAAAAATTCGGACTCGAGAAAGTAAAAGTACGTTTGACGATCAGGTTAAACGGGTGACCAGAATTTTAATCTACCTTTTAATTATTTTTGTTCCCACAATTTTTATTATGGTTGCTTTATTATCTGGATCACGAAGTGGTTTTAGTGATGGTCAAACTTGAATTAGTGCTGTTTTATTTGCGATGGCAGTAGCAATTGCATTAAGTCCTGATGGTTTACCAATGATGCTTAGTGCTGCTTTTTCTCGGGTTCGTTCGCGTTTGGCAAAGAAGAAAATTCAAATTCGAGAACTTTCATCAGTTCAAAATATCGGATCAATGGATGTTTTAGCGATTGATGTAGACAAAATCTTTGTGGATAAAGATTTCCATATTCAAAGTATGACCGGAATTGATGGCAATAAAAACGAACTTATTCTTGATTATTTGCTACTTTCAATCAGTGTTTCACCTTCTGCAAATTTAGAGTTGAATAACTTACTTTTAAAAACATCCAAGTATCAAAATCGCTTGGAAACTTTAAAGAAACGTTATGTTTTTATTAATCGCACTACCAACCAGAATAGTTTTTATCTTCATTTTTACGACCAAGAGCAACAACAAGAATTAATCATTAAGCGTGATAAAATCGACAAAGCATTAAATCTTGCTACCTTAGCAATAAAAAAAGATAACCAAGTAGTAGAGTTAACTGGTGAACAAAAACTTGACCATCTTTATCAGGATAACCGTAAGGGTGCTTTTTATAGTATTGGAATTGATTATAAGTATCTTGAAAAAGGAACAAAAGATTATTCGACTGGAACGTTTTTTTATGATGACTACATCTTCTTAGGAAGAATTGATTTATTGAGTTCAACTAAAAGTGGCAGCAGTTCGATTGTTAAAGAAATTCAACACCAAGATATTAACGTTTTGTTATTTTCAAAAAAGAGTTTAGGAGAAGTAATTGCTTTAGCGCGAGACCTTAATTTTAAAATTAAAAAAGCAGTTGATGGTAATGAAATTATTAACTACACTGATAAACAATTAACTGAAAAAATTAGGAATGCAAATGTCTTTTTTAACTTGAATTTAAATGCCCAAACTCGGATTATTCGTCTCTTTAAAAAGTTAAATAACACCATTGGTTTTTTAGGTGCTGATAGTGAAGATAGTTTCCAACTTTTAACAGCTGATATTGGTATTACCTTAACTAATAGTGATGATTTTGGTAAATATTGTGCCACTCTGGTGATTAATCATTTGGATTTAATGCAGTTAATTACTTCCATTAAAGAGTCACGGATTGGGTTGATGAACACAGTTAAATACATTAAGTTAAAGGTTACTGGAACAATTTCATTAACTTTAAAAATGTTGTTTGGAATTCTTTTCTTTAATCATGAATCAATCTCAGCAATCGAATTGTTGATTCAAAATATGGCTTATAATGTGATTGAATACACAATTATTTATGACAAAATTAACGATCAGTATTTGATTAAACCAAGTCAGTGAAAAACAAAGTCGATTATTCCTTTTGCCCTCTCAAATGCAATAATTTTAGTTGGATTAAACATTGTAATGACCTTAGTTTTAACCTTTGCTTTTAACCCGCACCTGTTAACTAACATTCGTCAAGAACAAGGCGATTGAATCCACCAGTTAGAGCAAATTCAAACTTCAATCTTTATTGGTGATAGTCTCTCTCATATTACCTTTATCTTGGTAGCTAGAGATAACTATGCCCGATTCTATCAAAGTCGACCAAGTAAACCATTGACAATTGCTTTAATTACGGGAGTAGCTTTCTTTTTGGCCCTTCCTGTGATTCCTAAAATTCAAACTGCCTTTGATATGGTTACGCCGTGATGAGAGTTCTACTTGATGATTATTGGAGCGATGGTAATTTTAATGTTTGGAGTTGACTTCTTAAAAGAGATTTACTTCCGCCATCAACGAACCTGATTTTAA
- a CDS encoding DUF896 domain-containing protein — translation MSKNEFLSIEQLDEESLVQEINRLTKLSKIRTLTIEEAAYRELLRERFIKNFKEGLRSQLRTIKVVDSPGRDVSSQEKKEENKKD, via the coding sequence ATGTCTAAGAACGAATTTTTATCAATCGAGCAATTAGACGAAGAGAGCTTAGTGCAAGAGATTAACCGTTTAACTAAATTAAGTAAAATTCGCACGCTAACTATTGAAGAAGCTGCTTATCGTGAGTTACTTCGTGAACGTTTCATTAAAAATTTTAAAGAAGGATTACGAAGTCAGTTAAGAACGATTAAAGTGGTAGATTCACCAGGACGAGATGTTAGTTCTCAAGAAAAAAAGGAAGAAAACAAGAAGGATTAA
- a CDS encoding deoxyribonuclease IV, giving the protein MINKDSKLLLGSFIPMKKSTNYLLGTIAEAQIEGANCFMFYTGPPQTTKRTPIEELNVTEFRHQAQMGGIDLNTLAIHAPYVVNMANSINPSTFSFGVDFLVQELKRADQIGVKIVVVHPGAGVGASLEQSLNQLVKGLNQVIEQKPQGIKIALETMSGKGSEVGVNFDQLAYLIDHVDNNQDLGVCFDTCHLYDSGYDIKNQWDAVKQEFNQKIGLNKLYCIHLNDSKFGLNSHKDRHANIGYGMLGFEALDKIVHDPELIMIPKYLETPWIGEIPPYKEEIAMLKNHQFFDFMSEIENQD; this is encoded by the coding sequence ATGATAAATAAAGATTCTAAGCTTTTATTAGGAAGTTTTATTCCAATGAAAAAGAGCACTAACTACCTTTTGGGAACAATTGCTGAAGCTCAAATTGAGGGTGCTAATTGTTTTATGTTCTATACAGGACCACCACAAACTACTAAACGCACCCCGATTGAAGAATTGAATGTGACAGAATTTCGTCATCAAGCTCAAATGGGAGGGATTGATCTAAATACACTAGCAATCCACGCTCCTTATGTTGTGAATATGGCAAATTCAATCAATCCCAGCACCTTTAGTTTTGGAGTAGATTTTTTAGTCCAAGAATTAAAAAGAGCTGATCAGATCGGGGTCAAAATCGTTGTGGTTCATCCTGGGGCGGGGGTTGGAGCTAGTTTAGAACAAAGTTTAAATCAACTGGTCAAAGGTTTAAACCAAGTAATTGAGCAAAAACCTCAGGGAATAAAAATTGCTTTAGAGACAATGAGTGGTAAGGGTAGTGAAGTTGGGGTTAACTTTGACCAGTTGGCTTATTTAATTGACCATGTTGATAATAACCAGGACTTGGGAGTTTGTTTTGATACTTGTCACTTGTACGATAGTGGCTATGATATTAAAAACCAGTGAGATGCAGTCAAACAAGAATTTAACCAAAAAATCGGTTTAAATAAACTTTATTGTATTCACCTCAATGATTCAAAGTTTGGACTAAATTCACATAAAGACCGCCACGCCAATATTGGGTATGGGATGCTTGGTTTTGAAGCGTTAGATAAAATTGTTCATGATCCTGAATTGATAATGATTCCTAAATATTTAGAAACCCCTTGAATTGGAGAAATCCCTCCCTATAAAGAAGAAATTGCAATGTTAAAGAATCACCAATTTTTTGACTTTATGAGTGAAATTGAAAACCAAGATTAG
- a CDS encoding YneF family protein, with amino-acid sequence MTGGALAGLLVGVILVSLVVGGIAGFFITRAVVRKQLKNNPPINEAQIRAMYLSMGRKPSEADIKKTMNAVKRAK; translated from the coding sequence ATGACTGGTGGTGCATTAGCAGGTCTACTAGTGGGAGTGATTCTTGTTTCTTTAGTTGTTGGAGGAATTGCTGGGTTTTTTATTACCCGAGCAGTTGTTCGCAAGCAATTGAAAAATAACCCCCCAATTAATGAAGCTCAAATTCGAGCAATGTATTTAAGTATGGGACGAAAGCCCTCAGAAGCTGACATTAAAAAAACGATGAATGCTGTTAAACGGGCAAAATAA
- a CDS encoding riboflavin kinase produces the protein MIINYNPLLMMLWKVDHNIMIISNFSHWGDNENQLITRAKQLRLNGEKIALMNLQTTTSRQESLLSDEIIELWAKSEQIDYVINYVVGDYEQQFGLENLFRGIQKNLHADQVVMNSDFLINNQIISEKFLNKTFGSRAVHLIPTITEGSMIAKLTAALHKGKVEEYYQLTGGYFSYQGIIDQGKQVGRKINYPTTNVKVSPNFVLKQGVYATINWLTTQETPILGMSCYWINSDGDYLIETNLFDFNQDLYHQAIRTEFVAYLRDLCVVENLDELKVLLKNDEVNSRKKLTGKQNDK, from the coding sequence ATGATAATTAACTACAATCCACTCTTAATGATGTTGTGAAAGGTTGATCATAATATTATGATTATTAGTAATTTTAGTCATTGGGGAGATAATGAAAACCAATTAATCACCAGAGCAAAACAATTACGTTTAAATGGTGAAAAAATCGCTTTGATGAATCTGCAAACAACTACTTCAAGACAAGAAAGTTTGCTCAGTGATGAAATTATTGAATTATGGGCAAAATCTGAGCAGATTGATTATGTAATTAACTATGTGGTGGGCGATTATGAACAACAATTTGGTTTAGAAAACTTGTTTAGAGGAATTCAAAAAAATTTACATGCTGATCAAGTAGTTATGAACAGTGACTTTTTGATAAATAATCAAATAATTAGTGAAAAATTTTTAAATAAAACTTTTGGTTCGCGCGCGGTGCACTTAATTCCAACAATTACTGAAGGGTCAATGATTGCTAAGTTAACTGCAGCATTGCACAAGGGAAAAGTAGAGGAATATTACCAGTTAACAGGTGGTTATTTTTCTTATCAAGGAATAATTGATCAAGGCAAACAGGTAGGAAGAAAAATTAACTATCCTACAACAAATGTAAAAGTTAGCCCTAACTTTGTTTTAAAGCAAGGTGTTTATGCCACTATTAACTGGTTAACCACTCAAGAAACTCCGATTTTGGGAATGAGTTGTTATTGAATCAATTCTGATGGTGATTATTTGATTGAAACCAACTTATTTGACTTTAATCAAGACCTTTATCACCAAGCGATTCGAACTGAATTTGTAGCTTATCTTCGGGATTTATGTGTGGTTGAAAATTTAGATGAACTGAAAGTTTTATTAAAAAATGATGAAGTTAACAGTAGAAAGAAATTAACAGGTAAACAAAATGATAAATAA
- a CDS encoding GTPase, which yields MKKCKGCGRELQTIDPQNWGYTPKIEGDYCYRCFRIKNYNDLVVIDTSIDGVKFEQQVVDLIHKQDENDHFFYLLDIFNLNASRIPNLEKSLNPSTSTIVINKVDLLPKAVKLKKIATYLESLFASTGLAGVKIIFFSKVNKQGIDELLKAVKKFKNNYFIGRTNVGKSSILNSLITALDQTPSIVESPFLNTTIDLIRLEYNNITLVDTPGIIEKNSFTSLIAPSELKYLYFKKELKQVTFQIDQPQTFVYGNLFALTLKLSSPRDIHFYQNPMVNLHRTKPANFESYLNKNFTTLHPGLLYQESYQQKQVVLNEKLWYQKIDVFVQELGWVSFLLHPKDEVWYFVPAKNSNLLVETRKALI from the coding sequence ATGAAAAAATGTAAGGGTTGTGGACGAGAATTACAAACTATTGATCCCCAAAATTGAGGTTATACTCCCAAAATTGAAGGAGACTATTGCTATCGATGCTTTCGGATTAAAAACTATAACGATTTAGTGGTGATTGATACCTCTATTGATGGAGTGAAGTTTGAGCAACAAGTAGTTGATTTAATTCACAAACAAGATGAGAATGATCATTTTTTTTATTTGTTAGATATTTTTAATTTGAATGCTAGTCGAATTCCTAATTTAGAAAAAAGTTTAAATCCAAGCACGAGCACAATTGTTATCAATAAAGTTGATTTATTGCCAAAAGCAGTAAAATTAAAGAAGATTGCAACTTACTTAGAATCCTTATTTGCTTCCACTGGTTTAGCGGGTGTGAAAATTATTTTCTTCTCTAAAGTTAATAAACAAGGAATTGACGAACTATTAAAAGCTGTGAAAAAGTTCAAAAATAACTACTTTATTGGTCGAACTAACGTGGGAAAATCCTCAATTTTAAACAGTTTAATCACTGCTTTGGATCAAACTCCAAGCATTGTTGAATCACCTTTTTTAAACACTACTATTGATTTAATCAGACTAGAGTATAACAACATCACCTTGGTTGATACACCAGGGATTATTGAAAAGAATTCCTTTACTTCCTTGATTGCTCCATCAGAGTTAAAATACCTTTACTTTAAAAAAGAACTAAAGCAAGTAACCTTTCAAATCGATCAGCCCCAAACTTTTGTTTATGGTAATTTATTTGCTTTAACTTTAAAATTAAGTTCACCTCGAGATATTCATTTTTATCAAAACCCGATGGTCAATCTTCACCGTACCAAACCTGCTAATTTTGAAAGTTATTTAAATAAAAATTTCACTACTCTACATCCTGGGTTGTTGTATCAAGAAAGTTATCAACAAAAACAGGTTGTTCTGAATGAGAAACTTTGGTATCAAAAAATTGATGTTTTTGTTCAAGAATTGGGTTGAGTTAGTTTTTTACTTCACCCTAAGGATGAGGTTTGATATTTTGTTCCTGCAAAAAATTCTAATTTATTAGTCGAGACAAGAAAGGCACTGATTTAA
- a CDS encoding ROK family protein, with translation MKKVLGIDLGGTSAKFGVINQYGEIEQKGEVKNDMKNLLPNLVNQVMASLKEWGYDYKTDIERIGFDSPGFIDHKNGIIKIAGNLNWFDFNLKAELEKLFIGKPVYVLNDANAAALGEFWTGAASKYNSEIFYILGTGVGGAIVLDGKLVTGEHGFAGEFGHGGHMQEVFSCNCGIKECLEPTTSAVGVARAMKKIFDQNPEHPVKKLLEVNGVNIERLEMKDIATVYKKTKDPQLKELLLEIYKPLLTHMSLMIYALDTKAVVLGGGGSKMGQDLVDIVWEGLDNIIVDMYKKDVVISVAELGNDAGIVGAAYYAINDWEWTI, from the coding sequence ATGAAAAAAGTACTAGGTATTGATTTGGGGGGAACATCTGCAAAGTTCGGTGTTATTAATCAATATGGTGAAATTGAACAAAAAGGTGAAGTCAAAAACGACATGAAGAACTTACTTCCTAATTTGGTTAATCAAGTTATGGCAAGTTTAAAAGAATGGGGTTATGACTATAAAACTGATATCGAACGGATTGGGTTTGATTCACCAGGTTTTATTGATCATAAAAACGGAATTATTAAGATTGCAGGAAACTTAAATTGGTTTGACTTTAATTTAAAAGCAGAACTAGAAAAGTTGTTTATTGGCAAACCAGTTTATGTTTTAAATGATGCTAATGCTGCAGCACTTGGTGAATTTTGAACTGGTGCTGCTTCTAAGTATAATTCTGAGATTTTTTATATTCTTGGTACTGGAGTTGGTGGCGCGATTGTCCTGGATGGTAAGTTGGTCACTGGTGAACACGGTTTTGCTGGTGAGTTTGGTCATGGTGGTCACATGCAAGAAGTTTTTTCATGTAATTGTGGAATCAAAGAATGTTTAGAACCAACCACTTCAGCAGTCGGAGTGGCAAGAGCGATGAAAAAAATCTTTGATCAAAACCCTGAACATCCAGTAAAAAAACTTCTTGAAGTAAACGGTGTTAACATCGAGCGTTTGGAAATGAAAGATATTGCTACAGTTTATAAGAAAACCAAAGATCCTCAGTTAAAAGAATTGTTATTAGAAATTTATAAACCCTTGTTAACCCATATGTCTTTAATGATTTATGCTTTAGATACAAAAGCAGTTGTTTTAGGGGGTGGAGGCTCAAAAATGGGTCAAGACCTAGTTGATATTGTTTGAGAAGGATTGGATAATATCATTGTTGACATGTATAAAAAAGATGTAGTGATTTCAGTTGCTGAGTTAGGAAACGATGCGGGAATTGTTGGTGCTGCTTATTATGCAATTAATGATTGAGAATGGACAATTTAA
- the rpsU gene encoding 30S ribosomal protein S21, with protein MASVIVHEGEPIDKALKRFQKVASVNKAEARKREYYLSKKEKRIYKQKQNRRYK; from the coding sequence ATGGCAAGCGTAATTGTGCACGAAGGTGAACCAATTGATAAGGCTTTAAAGCGTTTCCAAAAAGTAGCTTCAGTAAATAAAGCTGAGGCAAGAAAAAGGGAATACTACTTAAGCAAAAAAGAAAAACGTATCTACAAGCAAAAGCAGAATCGTCGATACAAGTAA